The Candidatus Methylomirabilota bacterium genomic sequence CAGCGCAAACCGTGGATTTCCTGGACACCTCATGCCCAAACTCCACCTCATCACCTACGGCTGCCAGATGAACGAGTACGACTCGGAGCGCGTCGCCGGGCTGCTCCGCGGCGAGTGCTACGAGCTCGTGGCCGACGAGCGCGAGGCCGACCTGATCATCGTCAACACCTGCGCGATCCGCGAGAAGGCCGAGGAGAAGGTCTTCTCGAAGCTCGGCGAGCTGCGCGCGCTCAAGACGCAGAAGCCGGGGCTCGTCATCGGCGTCATGGGCTGCATGGCCCAGCTCCACCGCGAGGCGATCCAGCGTCGCGCGCCCGTCGTGGACCTCGTCTTCGGCTCGCCCGCGATCGCGCGCGTCGCCGAGCTCGTGGAGCGGGCGCGGCGCGAACGGCGCCCGGTCCTCGAGACGGGTGAGGGGCCACTCGTGAAGATCACGGCGCGACCGCCGGCGGCCTCGCGCCTCCGCGCCTTCGTCACCGTCATGGAAGGCTGCGAGAAGCACTGCACCTTCTGCGTCGTCCCGCGCACGCGCGGGCGCGAGCGCAGTCATCCGCCCGACGCGATCCTCGCGGAGATCCGGAGCCTCGTCGCCGAGGGCTGCCGCGAGGTGACGCTGCTCGGCCAGACGGTCAACGCGTACGGGCGCGACCTCGCGCCGCCGACCGACCTCGCCGAGCTGTTCGCCCGCGTCAACGACGTCGAGGGCATCGCCCGCATCCGCTTCACCACCTCCAACCCCTACAACCTCACGCCCCGGCTCATCCGCGCGCTGCGCGACGTGCCGAAGGTGTGCGAGTGGTTCCACCTGCCGCTCCAGTCGGGCTCGGACACGGTGCTCGAGCGCATGAACCGCGGCTACACGCGGGCGCGGTACCTGGCACTCGTGGACGCGATCCGCGACGCCGTGCCGGAGATGGCGTTCTCGACCGACCTGATCGTCGGCTTCCCGGGCGAGACCGAGGCGGACTTCGAGCGGACGCTCGAGATGGTCGAGCGCGTCGGCTACGACAACGCGTTCGTCTTCCGGTACTCGCGCCGGCCGGGGACGCCGGCGGCGGTCATGCCCGAGCAGGTCCCCGACGAGGTCAAGGCCGCCCGCAACGCGCGGCTGCTCGAGGTCGTGAACCGCGTGACCGCGGAGCGGAGCCGCCGCCTCGCCGGGCGCGCGCTCGAGGTGCTGGTGGACGGGACGTCGAGGAAGAACACGGGGGAGCTCACGGGGCGCACCCGGTGCAACCGGGTCGTCAACTTCGACGGGCGGGGGCGCGTCTCGGTCGGCGACCCGGCGTGGATCCGGGTCACCGAGGCGATGCCGCACAGCCTGCGCGGCGAGCTCGCCCAGCGACCGGAGGAGGCCGCATGTTTGTCGAAATGAAGGTCCGCGGGCTGGCGCTCGATGCGGTCTCGAACATGCCGATCATCATCCTGCGCGACGAGGAGGACAAGCGCTCGCTCCAGATCTGGGTCGGGATCTTCGAGGCGAACGCGATCGCACTGGAGCTCGAGAAGGTCGCGCCCCCGCGGCCGATGACGCACGACCTCATCAAGAACATCCTCGAGGCGATCGACGCTCGCGTCCTGAAGGTCGTCGTCACGGACCTCAAGGAGAACACCTTCTTCGCGGTCATCCACCTGCAGGTGGGCGAGACCGAGTACACGGTGGACTCGCGGCCGTCGGACGCGATCGCGCTCGCGCTGCGCGTCGCCGCGCCGATCTACGTGGACGAAGAGGTGGTGCGCAAGGCCAAGAGCCTCGAGGTGACGAAGGAACCCACCGAGCCCGCCAAGGCGGACGACCCCGAGCAGCTGCGCGAGTGGCTGCAGAACATCAAGCCGGAGGACTTCGAGAAGTTCAACAAGGCCTAGCGGGCAGCCCGGTGCGCGTCGCGCTCTTCACGAACAACTATCTCCCGTTCTGCGGCGGCGTCACGGTATCGGTCGAGACGCTGCGCGCGGGGCTCGAGGCCGCGGGCCACGAGGCGTGGGTCTTCGGGCCCCGGTTCGCGGGCGCGCCCGAGAGCCGACCGCGCGTCGTCCGCTACCCCTCGATCCCGGCCATGACGTACCCCGAGTTCGCGCTCGCCGTCCCGTACTCGCGCCGGATCGCGCGCCGGGTCGCGGCGCTCGACTTCGACGTCTTCCACGCCCACCATCCGTTCCTCCTCGGCCCGGCCGCCCGGCGGCTGGCGCGTCGCGCGCGCCGACCGCTCGTGTTCACCTACCACACGCGATACGAAAAGTACGCGCACTACGTCCCGCTCCGCCGCCCGCTGGTCGAGGCCCTGGCGCTCGCGCTGAGCCGCCGCTTCGCCGCGAGCGCCGACGCCGTGATCGCGCCCTCGGCCGTCATCCGCGACGAGCTCCAGGCGCGGGGCGTCGCCGCGCCGATCGCGGTCGTGCCGACGGGCGTGGACCCAAGCCACTTCCGGCCGGGCGAGCGCGCGGCGGCGCGCGCCGGCCTCGGCCTGCCCGCGGAGGATCCGCTGCTCCTCTACGTCGGGCGCCTCGACCGGGAGAAGAGCGTGGACCGCGTCCTCCTCGCCTTCGAGCGCGTGGCGTCCACGCTGCCGGCGGCGCGGCTCGCCCTCGTGGGGCGGGGGACCGAGGCCGAGCGCCTCGGACGCCTCGCCGGCGCCCTGCCCGGGGCCGACCGGATCCGCTTCCTCGGCGCCCGCCCGCACGCGACGCTCCCGCTCTACTACCAGGCCGCCGACGTGTTCCTCTTCGCCTCGGAGACGGAGACGCAGGGCCTCGTCCTCGCGGAGGCCGCGGCCTGCGGCGTGCCGGCGGTCGCCGTGAGCGCGCCCGGCTGCGACGAGGTCGTGCGCGACGGGGAGACCGGCGTCCTCACCAAGAGCGACCCGGCGGCCCTCGCCGAGGCCGCCATCGGCCTCCTCCTCGATCCCGCGCGGCGCCGGAGCATGGGCGCCCGCGCCCGCGAGGTCGCGGTGCGCGAGTTCGACGTGCGCTTGCAGATCGCCCGGACCCTCGACGTCTACGCGGCGGCCGCCGACCGGCGGCGGGAGCGCGGCGCGTGATGAACCGCACCAAGGAGACGCACGAGCGGATCCGGGCCGAGATCGCCCGGGAGAAGGCGGCGGCGCTCGGCGGCCGCGCGGCTCGCGGCGAGGCGCCGGGCGAGCCCCGCCACGACCGCGCGCGCCTGCTCGGCGAGTACGACGACGCCCGCGCGCGGGCCCTCCACGCGCGCCTCGCCCTCGTGATCCAACGCGAATCGGTCGGGCTCCGCCAGCACCGCGCGGTGGACCAGCAGTTCCCGGAGCCGCCGCGCCGGCCGCCGGCGTGATCTGGAACCGCGAGGCGGAGACGCTCCCGCGCGAGGCGCGCGAGCGGCTCCAGCTCGCGCGCCTCCAAGAGACGCTCCGGTGGGCGGTCGAGCGCGTGCCGTTCCAGCGCGCGCGGCTCGGCGGGGCGACCGTCAAGACGCTCGCGGACCTCGCCCGCCTGCCGTTCGTCGGCAAGAACGACCTGCGCGAGCAGTACCCCTTCGGCCTCTTCGCGGTGCCCGCCGCCGAGGTCGCGCGGATCCACGGCTCCTCAGGCACCAAGGGCAAGCTGACGGTGGTCGGCTACACGGCCGGCGACCTCGAGGTCTGGCGCGAGGTGATGGCCCGGTGCATGACCGCGGCGGGGGCGCGGCGTGGCGACATGCTCCACGTCGCGTTCGGCTACGGGCTCTTCACGGGGGGGCTCGGCTTCCACGACGGCGCGGAGCGGATCGGGATGACGGTGGTCCCCGTCTCCTCCGGCAACACCGCGCGCCACCTGCTACTCCTGCAGGACTTCCGGCCGGCGGGCCTCTGCGGCACGCCGTCCTTCGTCCTGCACATCGCCGAGAGCCTCGTCGCCGAGGGGGGCGATCCGCGGGCGCTCGGCCTGCGGTACGGCATGTTCGGCGCCGAGCCGTGGAGCGAGGGGGTCCGGGTCGCCCTCGAGCAGGCCCTCGGCTGCCCGGCGTTCGACATCTACGGGCTCTCCGAGATCATCGGGCCGGGCGTGGCGGGCGAGTGCGAGGCGCAGGCGGGCCTCCACGTCCAGGACGACCATTTCCTTCCCGAGGTCGTCGATTCCGCGAGCGGCGAGGCGCTGCCGCCCGGCCGGGAAGGGGAGCTCGTGCTCACGACCCTCACCAAGCGCGCGATGCCGCTCGTCCGCTACCGGACGGGCGACATCACGACGCTCGTCGACGAGCCCTGCCGCTGCGGGCGCACGTCCGTCCGGATGGCGCGCGTCAAGGGACGCTCGGACGACATGCTGGTGGTGAAGGGCGTGAACCTGTACCCGTCCGAGGTCGAGCGCGCCCTCCTGGAGGTCGCCGACCTCGCCCCCGAGTACCGGCTGATCGTGGACCGCAGGGCCACGCTCGCGACGCTCGAGGTGGAGGTCGAGCCGGCGCCGGCCGTCGTCGCGCGCTGCGGGGGCTTCCACGCCGAGCACCCCGAGATCGTCGCCCTGCGGGCGCGCGCGGCCGAGCGCCTGCAGCGGGCGATCGGGCTTTCGGTGCGGCTCACGATCGTGGCCCCGCGGACCCTGCCGCGCTCGGAGGGCAAGGCCGTCCGCGTCGTCGAGCGGCGCGAGTAGGGTATGCTGGGACCGGGAGGCCTCACGCCATGAGCGACCCGGCGCGGGAGATGCTGGCGAAGATCGAGAGCGGCGTCCGGCTCGAGTCCGCCCAGGAGATGACCGCCGAGTACCGCGAGAACCTCGTCCACCTGATGACCATGCAGGCCGACTCCGAGCTCGCGGGCGGCTACGGCTACGTGCCCTGGATCACGAAGGCGCCGACCGTCGAGGAGAAGCACGTCGTCGCCCAGATCGTGAAGG encodes the following:
- the miaB gene encoding tRNA (N6-isopentenyl adenosine(37)-C2)-methylthiotransferase MiaB, whose product is MPKLHLITYGCQMNEYDSERVAGLLRGECYELVADEREADLIIVNTCAIREKAEEKVFSKLGELRALKTQKPGLVIGVMGCMAQLHREAIQRRAPVVDLVFGSPAIARVAELVERARRERRPVLETGEGPLVKITARPPAASRLRAFVTVMEGCEKHCTFCVVPRTRGRERSHPPDAILAEIRSLVAEGCREVTLLGQTVNAYGRDLAPPTDLAELFARVNDVEGIARIRFTTSNPYNLTPRLIRALRDVPKVCEWFHLPLQSGSDTVLERMNRGYTRARYLALVDAIRDAVPEMAFSTDLIVGFPGETEADFERTLEMVERVGYDNAFVFRYSRRPGTPAAVMPEQVPDEVKAARNARLLEVVNRVTAERSRRLAGRALEVLVDGTSRKNTGELTGRTRCNRVVNFDGRGRVSVGDPAWIRVTEAMPHSLRGELAQRPEEAACLSK
- a CDS encoding bifunctional nuclease family protein; this encodes MFVEMKVRGLALDAVSNMPIIILRDEEDKRSLQIWVGIFEANAIALELEKVAPPRPMTHDLIKNILEAIDARVLKVVVTDLKENTFFAVIHLQVGETEYTVDSRPSDAIALALRVAAPIYVDEEVVRKAKSLEVTKEPTEPAKADDPEQLREWLQNIKPEDFEKFNKA
- a CDS encoding glycosyltransferase, which gives rise to MRVALFTNNYLPFCGGVTVSVETLRAGLEAAGHEAWVFGPRFAGAPESRPRVVRYPSIPAMTYPEFALAVPYSRRIARRVAALDFDVFHAHHPFLLGPAARRLARRARRPLVFTYHTRYEKYAHYVPLRRPLVEALALALSRRFAASADAVIAPSAVIRDELQARGVAAPIAVVPTGVDPSHFRPGERAAARAGLGLPAEDPLLLYVGRLDREKSVDRVLLAFERVASTLPAARLALVGRGTEAERLGRLAGALPGADRIRFLGARPHATLPLYYQAADVFLFASETETQGLVLAEAAACGVPAVAVSAPGCDEVVRDGETGVLTKSDPAALAEAAIGLLLDPARRRSMGARAREVAVREFDVRLQIARTLDVYAAAADRRRERGA
- a CDS encoding phenylacetate--CoA ligase translates to MIWNREAETLPREARERLQLARLQETLRWAVERVPFQRARLGGATVKTLADLARLPFVGKNDLREQYPFGLFAVPAAEVARIHGSSGTKGKLTVVGYTAGDLEVWREVMARCMTAAGARRGDMLHVAFGYGLFTGGLGFHDGAERIGMTVVPVSSGNTARHLLLLQDFRPAGLCGTPSFVLHIAESLVAEGGDPRALGLRYGMFGAEPWSEGVRVALEQALGCPAFDIYGLSEIIGPGVAGECEAQAGLHVQDDHFLPEVVDSASGEALPPGREGELVLTTLTKRAMPLVRYRTGDITTLVDEPCRCGRTSVRMARVKGRSDDMLVVKGVNLYPSEVERALLEVADLAPEYRLIVDRRATLATLEVEVEPAPAVVARCGGFHAEHPEIVALRARAAERLQRAIGLSVRLTIVAPRTLPRSEGKAVRVVERRE